One stretch of Eupeodes corollae chromosome 2, idEupCoro1.1, whole genome shotgun sequence DNA includes these proteins:
- the LOC129948149 gene encoding zinc finger protein 836-like, which translates to MEDDCCRICLSKTQILERQDLFLGDNNLSVLGQLYEEVLNISLGDEQITIKYICNSCGLQLKLFKQLKNKAFESFLFLTELFSPSKDDNIAENEENIQFETNEMLTDDADASLSCDQTKAEYVVENEDNTSLLEYRDFQDNEQHNNKPTEENDNTESDTIENDIVENEITENDDIIANYSDENAVVKNENEMEEENEAVVQIEEAHLEDEKYSIEEFIKHEENIALDTSDEEVYEVCYLDDEDLGLDNSEKEMSQGEYNEEYMIKEDKLIYEINPSKRRKAVRESFQCPHCDETFELKSHLKNHERKVHSFSTKIQCHICNKGMYSKETYEAHMNVHNGLPAYQCNICEKAFNQKVHYNYHMLNHKNERNNICDVCQKGFISTGDLKTHMRSHTDERRYKCDICDKRFRAHTHMVNHRYSHFEKQFECPVCFQKYMSPNTLKTHFKDVHSSEVPFECEFCEKRFKRKHHLQAHYRTHGKMIGSITILDD; encoded by the exons ATGGAAGACGACTGTTGTCGAATTTGTTTATCCAAAACACAAATACTTGAACGCCAAGATTTATTTCTGGGAGACAATAATTTAAGCGTTCTTGGACAATTGTACGAGGAAGTTCTAAACATATCA cttGGTGATGAACAAATTACTATCAAATACATTTGTAATAGTTGTGGTCTTCAGTTGAAGTTGTTTaaacaactgaaaaacaaagcctttgaatcatttttgtttctcaCGGAATTATTTAGTCCTTCTAAGGATGATAATATTGCTGAGAATGAGGAAAATATACAATTCGAAACAAATGAGATGCTTACCGATGATGCCGATGCATCATTGAGTTGCGATCAGACAAAAGCCGAGTATGTTGTCGAAAATGAAGATAACACTTCACTTCTCGAGTACAGAGACTTTCAGGATAATGAACAGCATAACAATAAACCAACTGAAGAAAATGACAACACTGAATCAGATACAATTGAAAATgatattgttgaaaatgaaataactgAAAATGATGATATAATTGCAAATTACTCCGATGAAAATGCTGTTgttaaaaacgaaaatgaaatggAGGAGGAGAATGAGGCTGTAGTACAAATTGAAGAAGCCCATCTGGAAGACGAAAAATATAGCattgaagaatttattaaaCATGAAGAGAACATTGCACTTGATACCTCCGATGAAGAGGTATATGAGGTTTGTTATTTGGACGATGAAGATTTGGGTCTGGACAACTCTGAAAAAGAAATGTCCCAAGGGGAATACAACGAAGAGTATATGATTAaggaagacaaacttatttatgaAATTAACCCAAGTAAAAGACGAAAAGCTGTTAGAGAGAGTTTTCAGTGCCCACACTGCGATGAAACTTTCGAACTGAAATCACACTTAAAGAACCATGA AAGAAAAGTGCATtcattttcaactaaaattcaATGCCATATTTGTAACAAGGGAATGTATTCAAAAGAAACATATGAAGCTCATATGAATGTACATAATGGGTTGCCTGCGTATCA gtgTAATATTTGTGAGAAGGCATTCAATCAAAAAGTCCACTACAATTATCATATGTTGAATCATAAAAACGAAAGGAACAATATCTGTGATGTTTGTCAGAAAGGATTCATAAGCACTGGTGATCTGAAAACACACATGCGAAGTCATACCGATGAACGACGCTACAAGTGTGATATTTGTg ataaaagatTCCGTGCACACACACATATGGTTAATCATCGTTAttcacattttgaaaaacaatttgagTGTCCTGTGTGTTTTCAGAAATACATGTCCCCAAATACTTTAAAGACACATTTTAAAGATGTTCACAGTTCAGAAGTTCCTTTTGAGTGTGAATTTTGTGAGAAAAGATTCAAGAGAAAACATCATTTacaa GCCCATTACAGGACACACGGAAAGATGATAGGCAGTATAACAATATTAGATGATTGA